One genomic segment of Bacteroidales bacterium includes these proteins:
- a CDS encoding alpha-galactosidase, translating into MKIQIITLLSLILTVSAYGQISVGESGKEWSITTDASVYQVKVSPAGDVQAVYYGNKLQSGNVQGNMGAEIPVRGGYVSAVPLLEVVFPDGVRDVELEYVSYEISDVEGFKTLKIIQKDKFYPLTVYSYIRVLPGYDLIEKWVEIVNTAKKGIIKVENLQSGSVFLPENSYELTHFSGVWGNEFRPNVAKLTQGTKTIQVKDFKSYGSSTFFVRPEGESDPQSGEVWFGSLQYSGNWRVDFEKSFKGNVQVIGGINFWDQEIYLKPGKSITAPRMVFGYSNTGTDNVTLKLTSYIREQLLPEKHRELIRPVLYNSWYATTFNVNEEHQLALAKVAKEIGVEMFVIDDGWFKGRVNSNAGLGDWTVDKNKFPNGLKPMIDKINAMGLDFGIWIEPEMVNPNSDLYRAHPDWVFHFPNRKRHEGRNQLLLNLAREDVYQYLYQCFSELLKENNIKFIKWDMNKSLTDPGFMSAPSDEQRAVRIKYVENLNRLVNTLRKEFPDVWFENCSSGGGRVDLGMARLFDFNWASDNTDPVERIFIQDAYLSIFPANTMISWVTHEDKHRQKPSLEYKFDVCMAGILGVGEDITKWNDEQKTVARNKIAQYKEIRETVQKGDVYRIVSPYHENRSILQYVSRDKKTATVFCYHLAEYPKNAVPETEKTTLVKLKGLLPDAKYTIEGIKSPYTGKYLMDVGITFPLRGTYKSQIYKIISL; encoded by the coding sequence ATGAAAATACAGATCATCACATTATTATCGCTGATATTGACTGTTTCTGCATACGGGCAGATAAGCGTCGGCGAAAGCGGGAAAGAATGGAGCATCACAACCGATGCATCCGTTTATCAGGTAAAAGTATCCCCGGCTGGAGATGTTCAGGCTGTTTATTACGGAAATAAACTACAGTCCGGAAACGTACAGGGAAATATGGGGGCCGAAATCCCGGTACGTGGCGGGTACGTATCCGCAGTACCCCTGTTGGAAGTCGTTTTCCCTGATGGGGTGAGGGATGTGGAGTTGGAATATGTTTCGTATGAAATATCGGATGTAGAAGGTTTCAAGACCTTGAAAATTATCCAGAAAGATAAATTTTATCCCCTCACGGTTTATTCTTATATCCGTGTGTTGCCCGGGTATGACCTCATTGAAAAATGGGTGGAGATTGTCAATACAGCGAAGAAGGGAATCATAAAAGTCGAGAACCTGCAGTCGGGAAGTGTTTTTCTACCTGAGAATTCTTATGAATTGACCCATTTTTCAGGAGTTTGGGGTAATGAATTCCGGCCTAATGTGGCTAAATTAACCCAGGGTACGAAAACTATCCAGGTGAAAGATTTCAAATCGTATGGTTCTTCTACATTTTTTGTCCGTCCCGAAGGGGAAAGCGATCCGCAGTCGGGTGAAGTATGGTTCGGATCTTTGCAATACAGCGGTAACTGGCGTGTCGATTTTGAAAAATCCTTTAAAGGAAATGTTCAGGTTATTGGAGGAATAAATTTCTGGGATCAGGAGATATATCTGAAACCGGGAAAATCCATCACTGCGCCGCGAATGGTGTTCGGGTATTCCAATACAGGAACGGATAATGTGACGTTAAAACTGACTTCCTATATCCGGGAACAGTTATTACCGGAAAAACACAGGGAGTTGATAAGACCCGTACTTTACAACAGCTGGTATGCCACCACTTTTAATGTGAATGAAGAACACCAGCTGGCCCTGGCAAAAGTAGCAAAAGAGATCGGCGTCGAAATGTTTGTTATCGATGACGGTTGGTTCAAAGGAAGGGTGAATTCCAATGCCGGATTGGGCGACTGGACCGTTGATAAGAATAAATTTCCCAACGGGTTAAAGCCTATGATCGATAAAATCAATGCTATGGGGCTTGATTTCGGTATCTGGATCGAACCGGAAATGGTAAATCCCAATAGCGATTTGTACAGGGCGCATCCCGACTGGGTTTTTCATTTCCCGAACCGTAAGCGCCATGAAGGACGCAATCAATTGCTATTGAACCTTGCACGGGAAGATGTGTATCAATACCTGTATCAATGTTTTTCGGAATTGCTGAAAGAAAACAATATCAAATTTATCAAGTGGGACATGAATAAATCACTGACCGATCCCGGTTTTATGTCGGCGCCATCCGACGAACAACGGGCGGTAAGGATCAAATATGTGGAAAACCTCAATCGTCTGGTAAATACTTTGCGAAAGGAATTTCCCGATGTCTGGTTTGAAAATTGCTCCAGCGGCGGCGGAAGGGTTGACCTTGGGATGGCCCGGCTTTTTGACTTCAACTGGGCAAGCGATAATACCGATCCTGTTGAACGGATATTCATACAGGATGCATATTTGTCTATATTCCCCGCTAATACCATGATATCATGGGTTACCCACGAGGACAAGCACAGGCAGAAACCTTCCCTGGAATACAAATTTGATGTTTGTATGGCAGGAATCCTGGGAGTAGGAGAGGATATAACCAAATGGAATGATGAACAGAAAACGGTTGCCAGGAATAAAATCGCTCAATACAAGGAAATACGCGAGACGGTACAGAAAGGCGATGTATATAGGATTGTTTCACCTTACCATGAAAACCGGAGTATTTTACAGTATGTATCCCGTGATAAGAAAACCGCAACGGTTTTTTGTTATCATTTAGCCGAATATCCGAAAAATGCCGTTCCGGAAACAGAAAAAACAACATTGGTAAAGCTGAAAGGCTTATTACCGGATGCGAAGTACACAATAGAAGGGATAAAAAGCCCATATACTGGGAAATACCTGATGGATGTGGGAATCACTTTTCCATTAAGGGGTACGTATAAAAGTCAGATATATAAAATTATATCTTTGTAA
- a CDS encoding galactose mutarotase gives MVTIENIITGQPGDKEIYLFRITNESGAYVELLNFGATVCSIVVPDSNGVMENVVLNYPDIRDYFTDKYYLGSTIGRFANRIANARFELNGEVYHLDKNDGENCNHGGHTGFHQKVFDYKIGSDSIFFYTRSKDGESGFPGNMDFSVRYSFSGDHVLSMLYSAVSDKETLFNPTSHAYFNLSGNKGNIWDHRVKIFSENYLEMNEHFLPTGMVLPVTGSGYDFRKYTAISQNAPKKRDILKGYNTCFVGFDPEELHQQASLYDLASRRKLDVFSTMPGLILYTGDYLGGIHHPFDGLCLEPQFYPDAPNHENFPSCMIYPHQLSNRKIQYEFSVFDH, from the coding sequence ATGGTTACAATTGAAAACATAATAACCGGTCAACCGGGTGATAAAGAAATTTACCTATTCCGGATAACCAATGAATCCGGTGCTTATGTCGAATTATTGAATTTCGGTGCAACCGTTTGTTCCATTGTCGTTCCCGACAGTAATGGGGTCATGGAAAATGTGGTACTTAATTATCCCGACATAAGAGATTATTTTACGGACAAATACTATTTAGGAAGCACCATTGGCCGTTTTGCCAATCGTATTGCAAATGCACGGTTCGAATTAAACGGCGAAGTATATCACCTGGATAAAAATGACGGGGAAAATTGTAATCATGGAGGCCATACAGGTTTCCATCAAAAAGTGTTCGATTATAAAATCGGATCTGATTCTATCTTCTTTTATACCCGGAGCAAGGATGGTGAAAGCGGATTTCCCGGAAATATGGATTTTTCCGTCCGGTATTCTTTCTCCGGTGATCATGTCCTTTCGATGCTCTATTCTGCTGTTTCAGATAAGGAAACTTTATTCAATCCGACCAGTCACGCTTATTTTAACTTGTCGGGAAATAAGGGAAATATATGGGATCACCGGGTGAAAATTTTCTCGGAAAACTATCTTGAAATGAATGAACATTTCCTACCGACCGGAATGGTTTTACCTGTAACAGGTTCGGGATATGATTTCCGGAAATATACTGCCATAAGCCAAAATGCACCTAAGAAAAGAGATATTTTAAAGGGATACAATACCTGTTTTGTCGGTTTTGATCCGGAAGAATTACATCAGCAGGCTTCATTGTATGATCTGGCTTCGCGAAGAAAACTGGATGTTTTTTCAACCATGCCGGGTCTTATTTTGTATACGGGTGATTATCTCGGTGGTATACACCATCCGTTTGATGGCTTATGCCTTGAACCGCAGTTTTATCCGGATGCTCCGAATCATGAAAATTTTCCATCCTGTATGATTTATCCGCATCAGTTATCTAACAGGAAGATACAATATGAGTTCTCTGTTTTTGATCATTAA
- a CDS encoding glycoside hydrolase family 88 protein, translating to MTNKIFALLLVVIAVFSCTTKFDTGRELDYCVAQVEKAIPQLKEDNKIPHNIFKDSESKDWNCTSIYDWKSGFWPGVLWYTYEYSHDEGIKKQAERFSKALYPIADRRPRNHDLGFQIYCSLGNGYRITKNPEYKEIMLRVADSLATLYNPVVGTISSWPHMKQWPHNTIVDNMMNLELLFWAAKNGGGKELYDIAYRHAEVTMQNQFREDFSTYHVIVYDTITGKKIQGVTHQGYADETMWARGQAWAVYGFTMAYRETKNKEFLETAVKAADMFLKHLPDDYVPFWDFHAPDIPNEPKDASASAIVASALLELQGYVEPSKATSYKDEAVKMLTSLSSEAYQSRDVNNAFLLHSTGHKPNGSEVDASIIYADYYYIEALMRLKRMQEM from the coding sequence ATGACAAATAAGATTTTTGCATTACTGCTTGTTGTTATAGCTGTTTTCTCCTGCACAACAAAATTCGATACCGGCAGGGAATTGGATTATTGCGTGGCGCAGGTGGAAAAAGCCATACCACAATTAAAGGAAGACAATAAAATTCCACATAATATTTTTAAAGACAGTGAATCAAAAGATTGGAACTGTACCTCAATTTATGATTGGAAGAGCGGTTTCTGGCCGGGTGTACTTTGGTATACTTACGAATACAGCCACGACGAAGGAATTAAAAAGCAGGCGGAACGTTTTTCCAAGGCGCTTTATCCGATAGCCGACCGTAGGCCGCGGAACCACGACCTTGGATTCCAGATTTATTGTAGCCTGGGTAACGGCTACCGAATAACGAAAAATCCGGAATACAAGGAAATCATGCTGCGTGTGGCAGATTCGCTGGCTACATTATACAATCCTGTTGTCGGGACGATCAGTTCCTGGCCGCATATGAAGCAATGGCCGCATAACACCATTGTAGACAATATGATGAACCTCGAATTGCTTTTCTGGGCGGCGAAAAACGGAGGTGGTAAAGAATTGTATGATATTGCATACCGCCATGCCGAAGTAACCATGCAGAACCAGTTTCGCGAAGATTTCAGCACATATCATGTCATCGTATATGACACCATCACGGGAAAAAAGATACAGGGAGTAACCCATCAGGGTTATGCCGATGAAACCATGTGGGCGCGGGGACAGGCATGGGCGGTTTACGGCTTTACCATGGCATACAGGGAAACCAAAAATAAAGAGTTTCTTGAAACGGCCGTTAAAGCTGCAGATATGTTTCTTAAGCATCTTCCCGATGATTATGTCCCATTCTGGGATTTTCATGCCCCGGATATTCCTAATGAGCCGAAAGATGCTTCGGCATCTGCTATTGTAGCTTCTGCATTACTCGAATTACAGGGATATGTAGAGCCGTCCAAAGCAACATCCTATAAAGATGAGGCTGTAAAGATGCTGACTTCATTATCATCGGAGGCATATCAAAGCAGGGATGTAAATAATGCATTCCTGTTGCATTCCACAGGTCATAAACCTAATGGATCGGAAGTCGACGCTTCGATCATCTATGCCGATTATTACTATATAGAAGCATTGATGAGGTTGAAGAGGATGCAGGAAATGTAA
- the rhaM gene encoding L-rhamnose mutarotase has translation MKRVAFKMKLKPGFREEYIKRHNEVWPDIVDLIKKSGISDYSIFLDEETNILFGIQEVEGGMSSQDLGAAEIQQKWWNYMSDIMEVNPDNSPVTIHLEEVFYMA, from the coding sequence GTGAAAAGAGTAGCGTTTAAAATGAAATTGAAGCCCGGTTTCAGGGAAGAGTATATCAAACGACATAATGAGGTATGGCCGGATATTGTCGACCTGATTAAAAAGTCTGGTATCAGCGATTATTCAATTTTCCTCGACGAAGAAACCAACATTCTTTTCGGAATACAGGAAGTCGAAGGGGGGATGTCTTCTCAGGATTTGGGCGCCGCCGAAATCCAGCAAAAATGGTGGAATTATATGAGTGATATTATGGAAGTAAATCCCGATAATTCACCGGTGACGATACATCTGGAAGAAGTTTTTTATATGGCATAG
- a CDS encoding NPCBM/NEW2 domain-containing protein: MKKFWIITIICICFGCSSKTEINLSSLDISKISSGWGKPQMNSSITQKPMSIGGRAFKNGVGTHAYSEAHIKLDGRKGRFETYVGIDDNTSSDSLASVIFYIITNKGIAFNSGLMKKGDAAMHVSINLNGITDMFLVVDATSDGKDYDHANWADARFYVSSTPAIVDGSPDEDFYILTPKPSEIPRINGAKIFGASAGKPFLFTIATTGKRPMTFQAEGLPEGLVLDEGRGIITGKCQKNGRYNVKVTAKNEKGQCSDDIEIVVGESLALTPHMGWNSWYIYGPWVTQKNMEESAKAMYDEGLVNFGYMYVNIDDGWEIKVGSDDPVVGGNVREKNGTIRTNKKFPYMKAMTDYIHSLGFKAGLYSSPGVMTCAGYAGSLGHEARDVKTFSDWGFDFLKYDWCSYSREVEKPVSLAECRKPYELIGKLCKEADRDIVLNMCQYGMGDVWKWGREVGGHSWRTTGDINGGGTDLISNMFNIGFFQEKLKNYSGPGGWNDPDYLLVGNIYDWDSSKIKRCPFSPSEQYTYMTLWSILSVPLIFSGDLTSLDDFTKNILCNAEVIDVNQDKLGKQGYCIYNKELIEIWQKELSDGSKAMAVFNRRPVESEISIRWDELGFDSEQVLRDLWRQKDVGKTGENGSFKIPRHGCMFFKVSKTNI, from the coding sequence ATGAAAAAGTTCTGGATAATAACCATCATCTGTATTTGTTTTGGTTGCAGCAGCAAAACAGAAATAAACTTAAGCAGCCTGGATATTTCCAAAATATCGAGTGGTTGGGGTAAGCCGCAGATGAACAGTTCGATAACACAAAAGCCAATGTCTATTGGCGGTAGGGCCTTCAAAAATGGCGTGGGTACTCACGCATACAGCGAAGCACATATAAAACTGGACGGTAGAAAAGGAAGGTTTGAAACCTATGTCGGGATTGACGACAATACATCTTCAGATTCATTGGCTTCCGTTATTTTTTACATTATCACCAATAAAGGAATCGCCTTCAACAGCGGATTAATGAAAAAAGGAGATGCCGCCATGCACGTATCTATAAATTTGAATGGTATTACAGATATGTTTCTGGTAGTGGATGCAACCTCCGACGGGAAAGATTACGATCACGCCAACTGGGCCGATGCAAGGTTTTATGTAAGCTCGACACCAGCTATCGTTGATGGCAGTCCGGACGAAGATTTTTATATTCTTACACCCAAACCTTCGGAAATTCCCCGGATAAACGGAGCAAAAATTTTTGGGGCTTCGGCCGGTAAACCCTTTTTGTTTACCATAGCCACAACAGGAAAAAGGCCGATGACCTTTCAGGCTGAAGGGCTTCCGGAAGGATTGGTTCTGGATGAGGGAAGAGGTATTATTACCGGAAAATGTCAAAAGAACGGCAGGTACAATGTAAAAGTAACCGCCAAGAATGAAAAAGGGCAATGTAGTGATGATATTGAAATTGTTGTGGGCGAGAGTCTTGCACTAACGCCGCACATGGGATGGAACAGTTGGTATATTTATGGTCCCTGGGTGACCCAGAAAAATATGGAAGAAAGCGCCAAAGCGATGTATGATGAAGGACTTGTCAATTTTGGCTACATGTATGTAAATATTGACGATGGTTGGGAGATAAAGGTTGGCAGCGACGATCCCGTAGTAGGGGGAAATGTGCGCGAAAAAAACGGAACAATAAGAACCAACAAAAAATTTCCCTATATGAAAGCGATGACGGATTATATCCACAGCCTCGGATTTAAAGCCGGATTGTATTCATCGCCCGGGGTAATGACATGTGCCGGATATGCCGGTTCTCTCGGACACGAAGCCCGGGATGTCAAAACCTTTTCCGACTGGGGATTTGATTTCCTGAAATATGACTGGTGTTCCTATTCGAGAGAAGTCGAAAAACCCGTTTCCTTAGCCGAATGCCGGAAACCGTACGAACTGATAGGGAAACTGTGTAAAGAAGCCGATAGGGATATAGTGCTCAATATGTGCCAATACGGTATGGGAGATGTTTGGAAATGGGGTAGGGAAGTTGGCGGACATTCATGGAGAACTACAGGCGACATAAATGGTGGAGGAACTGATTTGATCTCAAACATGTTCAACATTGGCTTTTTCCAGGAAAAATTGAAAAACTATTCTGGGCCGGGCGGATGGAATGATCCCGATTACCTGCTTGTCGGCAATATTTATGATTGGGATAGCAGCAAGATAAAACGTTGTCCGTTTTCGCCCAGCGAACAATATACTTATATGACCCTGTGGAGCATTCTCTCTGTTCCGCTCATTTTCAGCGGAGACCTGACCAGCCTCGACGATTTTACCAAAAATATATTGTGTAATGCCGAAGTGATTGATGTCAATCAGGATAAGCTGGGAAAACAGGGGTATTGTATTTATAATAAGGAGCTTATTGAGATATGGCAAAAAGAACTGTCGGATGGAAGCAAAGCCATGGCCGTTTTCAACAGAAGGCCGGTGGAGAGTGAAATAAGTATTCGATGGGACGAACTTGGATTTGACAGTGAACAGGTGTTGAGGGATTTGTGGCGGCAAAAAGATGTTGGAAAAACCGGGGAAAATGGTTCCTTTAAAATTCCGCGACATGGATGTATGTTCTTTAAAGTGTCGAAAACCAATATATAA
- a CDS encoding energy transducer TonB, translating into MNIFNVCRTTGVVCVMLVGLSLSACKSVQKSVDVNKIYFNNVDEYPLFRGKPVGEGFYKYLYSNRGKPVEEVFYKYLYSNTVYPPIPYGKRITGRVFIEFIVERDGSISNTKVVGGADPMLEAEALRVVNLSQDWTPGKIDGKPVRMRYTFPINFRMGGKIEKSSSKKAKLSKETILLKEVEVVGFG; encoded by the coding sequence ATGAATATATTTAATGTTTGCCGAACAACGGGTGTTGTGTGTGTTATGCTTGTCGGTTTGAGCCTGTCTGCCTGCAAGAGCGTGCAAAAGTCAGTTGATGTAAATAAAATCTATTTCAACAATGTGGATGAATATCCCCTGTTCAGGGGCAAACCCGTAGGAGAAGGGTTCTACAAATATTTGTATTCCAATAGGGGCAAACCCGTAGAAGAAGTGTTCTACAAATATTTGTATTCTAATACCGTATACCCTCCAATACCCTATGGAAAACGTATTACCGGACGCGTTTTTATAGAATTTATTGTTGAAAGGGATGGCTCTATAAGTAATACAAAGGTAGTAGGCGGCGCCGACCCTATGCTTGAAGCAGAAGCATTGCGCGTAGTCAACTTATCGCAGGATTGGACTCCCGGCAAGATAGATGGAAAACCGGTGAGAATGCGCTACACCTTCCCGATTAATTTCAGGATGGGAGGTAAGATTGAAAAATCATCTTCAAAAAAAGCCAAGCTGTCTAAAGAAACCATACTTCTTAAAGAAGTTGAAGTTGTAGGTTTCGGCTAA
- a CDS encoding glycoside hydrolase family 97 protein, with product MNRIFIFFFFFHMFCISYYTVAQNKKLYSPSGKLSFEIREVQPQGELEYEIKYNDLPVILPSQLGISKWEKDLEIDTIEDMTVNVVWKPVYGERAEVKDHYNQKIYIFKADTFGRRLDIIVRAYDEGVAFRYQYAGNNYLRITSEKTTFCVPQNTYCWFAPYAQAFHKRLPVKDWPGEAERPLTLQYSDGFYAALGEAEMVNYSRMKFFVDKDEENIIRCKMYDPVEEIAPFASPWRVVMVADRPGELLENNDIYLNLSKECEISNPTWIKPGKVMRVTRLNTEASKEMVDLAVKRKLDYIHFDAGWYGPESSKDSDPRKPIASLDLLEVIRYARSKNIGVWLYVNQRALTEYMDEILPLYKSWGVAGIKFGFVQVGSFRWTTWLHEAVAKCADYNLMVDIHDEYRPTGFSRTYPNLLTQEGVRGNEEFPDGVNNTTLPFTRYIAGAADATVCYYHRKELKPNLAQSLNARSLLNTVCHQIALSVINYSPLQYLYWYDTPADFGDEPELVFFDELYAVWDDTKVLEGSIGEYISMARRKGNKWFVGSITNNDPRKFEFSFDFLDPDKKYELRLFTDGGEKIKTRTHVAIETKSVTYKSKLKLDLLPRGGCAMIIEEK from the coding sequence ATGAATAGAATATTTATTTTCTTTTTCTTTTTCCATATGTTTTGTATCTCCTACTATACGGTGGCACAAAATAAAAAGTTATATTCTCCGAGTGGAAAACTGAGTTTCGAAATTCGCGAAGTCCAACCGCAAGGAGAATTGGAGTACGAAATTAAGTATAACGATCTACCTGTCATCCTTCCTTCACAGCTAGGTATCAGTAAATGGGAAAAGGATTTGGAAATAGATACTATTGAAGATATGACGGTTAATGTCGTATGGAAGCCTGTATACGGCGAACGTGCCGAAGTAAAAGACCATTATAATCAAAAAATATACATTTTCAAAGCAGATACCTTTGGTAGGCGACTTGATATCATTGTACGAGCTTATGACGAAGGGGTTGCTTTTCGTTACCAGTACGCAGGTAATAATTACCTGAGGATAACCTCGGAGAAAACCACCTTTTGTGTTCCACAGAATACCTATTGCTGGTTTGCCCCATATGCCCAGGCATTCCACAAACGCCTTCCCGTGAAGGACTGGCCCGGAGAGGCCGAACGGCCGCTTACCCTGCAATATTCCGATGGGTTTTATGCTGCTTTGGGCGAAGCCGAAATGGTGAATTACAGCCGGATGAAATTTTTTGTAGATAAAGACGAAGAGAACATTATCCGTTGTAAGATGTATGATCCTGTTGAGGAGATCGCTCCGTTTGCTTCCCCCTGGCGGGTGGTGATGGTTGCCGACCGGCCCGGGGAATTATTGGAAAACAACGACATTTATCTTAACCTCAGTAAAGAATGCGAAATAAGCAACCCAACATGGATCAAGCCGGGGAAAGTAATGAGGGTGACCCGTTTGAATACCGAAGCAAGTAAAGAAATGGTGGATCTTGCGGTCAAACGCAAACTCGACTATATCCATTTCGATGCCGGATGGTATGGTCCTGAATCTTCGAAGGACTCCGATCCCCGGAAGCCGATCGCTTCATTGGACCTTCTCGAGGTAATACGTTACGCCCGTTCGAAAAACATCGGGGTATGGTTGTATGTCAACCAACGTGCACTTACGGAATACATGGACGAAATATTGCCTTTATATAAATCGTGGGGTGTTGCCGGGATTAAATTCGGCTTTGTACAGGTAGGGTCATTCAGGTGGACGACATGGTTGCATGAGGCAGTCGCCAAATGTGCAGATTACAACCTGATGGTCGATATACACGACGAATACCGTCCTACCGGGTTCAGCCGCACCTATCCCAATCTGCTCACACAGGAAGGTGTCCGCGGTAACGAAGAATTCCCCGACGGGGTGAACAACACCACCTTGCCTTTTACCCGTTACATTGCCGGTGCTGCCGATGCCACTGTCTGTTATTACCACCGCAAGGAACTGAAACCAAACCTGGCGCAAAGCCTTAATGCCCGGTCGTTGTTGAACACAGTCTGCCACCAGATTGCTTTATCGGTGATCAACTATAGTCCGTTACAGTACCTATACTGGTATGATACACCGGCAGATTTCGGAGATGAGCCCGAACTGGTCTTCTTCGATGAATTGTATGCCGTCTGGGACGACACCAAAGTGCTGGAAGGCAGTATAGGCGAATACATAAGCATGGCACGCCGCAAAGGGAATAAATGGTTCGTAGGAAGCATTACCAATAACGATCCTCGGAAATTTGAATTCTCTTTTGATTTCCTCGATCCCGATAAAAAATATGAGTTGAGGTTATTTACCGACGGCGGCGAAAAAATAAAAACGCGGACACATGTCGCCATAGAAACCAAAAGTGTGACCTATAAAAGCAAATTAAAACTGGATCTATTACCGCGTGGAGGTTGCGCTATGATCATTGAAGAAAAGTAA